The stretch of DNA GCTTTGCTCCCCTTGGTATTTTCGGCCTCGTATCCAATACCATTGCTAACACCGGTTTTTCCGCACTGGCAGGCTACAGCCACCTGATCATGGTTCTGCTCATCTCCATGGGTACCATGGCTCTGGTAATCAACCCTGCGATTGTATGGTTCAAAACCAAACGCAACCCTTATCCGCTGGTTTTCACCTGCCTGCGTGAAAGTGGTATCACCGCATTCTTTACCCGCAGCTCCGCAGCGAACATTCCTGTGAATATGGAACTTTGTAAGAAACTCGACCTGCACGAAGATACTTACTCCGTATCCATTCCCCTCGGTGCTACCGTAAACATGGGCGGCGCAGCTATCACCATCACCGTAATGACCCTCGCCGCTGTACACACTCTCGGCATTCAGGTTGATATTGCTACCGCACTGCTGCTCAGCCTTATTGCTTCCGTATCCGCATGCGGTGCTTCCGGTGTTGCCGGCGGTTCCCTGCTGCTGATCCCCCTCGCATGTTCCCTCTTCGGTGTTCCCAACGAAATCTCCATGCAGGTTGTTGCTGCCGGTTTCATCGTTGGTGTAATTCAGGACTCCGCTGAGACCGCACTGAACAGCTCCACCGACGTAATCTTCACCGCTGCTGCCGACATCGCAGCCAAGCGTGACGAAGTTGCAGGTGAAACTGTTAAAGCTTAAAGCAATGCCTCCGGCGGCTTAAACCCTTTTGGAAAAAGGGTTTAAGAATCCCAAAACTTTTTATTGGGGCTTCGCCGCTTCGCATATACAAATCAAAAGGCCCGTGTGTTTCGACGCACGGGCCTTTTTTTTATTGACGAAATTCCATTCCATGATGACTCTATTTATCTGATGCACAATAAAGACAAGATACAAGAATATATAAGCTCCCTGCTCGCCTCTCCAACTATGGGAGATCAAGTGGTCCACCATCGGACCATGGACGGATGCGATCCTTCATACGGCGAACCGCGCCGCCCTTTCTCCCCTTCGGTAAATTCCGTGCTCAGCTTCCGTGACATAGAACAGCTTTACTCCCATCAGGCTGAAGCAACTGACTACGCCCGAGCCGGACGCAATGTAGTCGTTGCCACCCCCACAGCCAGCGGAAAGACCCTGACCTACAATCTGCCCGTGTTGGAACAATGTCTGCGTGATCCTGACTCCCACGCTCTCTATCTTTTCCCACTCAAGGCCCTTGCGCAGGACCAGCTCAAGACCTTTAATGAAATGGCGGCCCTGTTACCCGAGCAAGTGCGACCCGAAGCAGCCATCTATGATGGTGACACTTCACCCTACAGACGCAAGAAAATCCGCGACACCCCGCCCTCGGTGATCCTGACCAACCCGGAAATGCTGCATCTTTCCATGCTCCCATACCATGAAAGATGGTCACCCTTTCTGGCCGGACTGACCCACATTGTGGTGGATGAAGTTCACACCTACCGGGGAGTGATGGGATCGCATATGGCTATGGTTTTCCGCAGGCTGCTTAGAATTTGTAAGTATTACGGGGCCAATCCCTCATTTATCTTTTCATCAGCCACCGTGGGCAACCCGGCAGAACTTTGCCACGATCTGACCGGACTGGAAGTAAGCCCCATAACCGAATCCGGGGCCTCCTCGGGCAAACGCAACTACATCTTTTTCAATCCGGTGGTTTCACCCTACAGCGCGGCTATCCAGCTGCTCAAGGCCGGACTTGCGCGGGGACTTAGGACCATCGTCTACACCCAATCCCGCAAAATGACCGAGCTTATTGCCATGTGGGTAAATGAAAAAGCCGGGGAATACAAAGACCGCATCAGCGCTTACCGGGCCGGATTTCTGCCTGAAGAACGGCGCGAGATTGAACAGAAAATGTCTTCCGGGGAACTGCTGGCGGTAATCTCCACCAGTGCCCTTGAACTGGGCATCGACATCGGCGGTTTAGATCTCTGTATTATGGTGGGATACCCCGGATCAGTCATGGCCACCTTGCAACGTGGTGGACGCGTGGGACGCAGTCAGCGCGAATCTGCGGTCATCCTCATCGGACAGGAAGATGCTCTTGATCAATATTTCATGCGCAACCCGGAAGACTTCTTTTCCCGTCCGGCGGAAAACGCGGTGCTCAATCCCTACAACCCCGTAATCATGCAACGCCACTTAGTCTGCGCCGCAGCGGAACTAACCTTGCGCGACAACGACTACCTGCTCCGCGATAATGAGATAAAAAAACGGGTCCATGAGCTTGAGCTGGAAGGGGTGCTGTTGCGCAACAAACGCGGGGACGAAATATACTCCACCCGTAAACGCCCGCATCGGGAAGTATCTCTGCGCGGGGCCGGGTCGACCATGCACATCGAGGATTCTGCCAGCGGCGCCACCATCGGCACCATTGATGAGGTCCGGGCCTACTCAGAAGCA from Marinifilum sp. JC120 encodes:
- the sstT gene encoding serine/threonine transporter SstT, with the protein product MTQSSNIFKRIASGSLVVQILVGIAAGIALATAAPEAAKSVGLLGSLFVKGLKAVAPILVFVIVAASIANQKKGAHTNMRSIISLYLVGTFMAALVAVTMSFLMPTTLTLVATDTAATPPGGIAEVLNTLLFKIVDNPVTALYNGNFIGILAWALALGFFFQHASDTTKQVLTDLSDGVSKIVKLVIRFAPLGIFGLVSNTIANTGFSALAGYSHLIMVLLISMGTMALVINPAIVWFKTKRNPYPLVFTCLRESGITAFFTRSSAANIPVNMELCKKLDLHEDTYSVSIPLGATVNMGGAAITITVMTLAAVHTLGIQVDIATALLLSLIASVSACGASGVAGGSLLLIPLACSLFGVPNEISMQVVAAGFIVGVIQDSAETALNSSTDVIFTAAADIAAKRDEVAGETVKA
- a CDS encoding DEAD/DEAH box helicase, with product MHNKDKIQEYISSLLASPTMGDQVVHHRTMDGCDPSYGEPRRPFSPSVNSVLSFRDIEQLYSHQAEATDYARAGRNVVVATPTASGKTLTYNLPVLEQCLRDPDSHALYLFPLKALAQDQLKTFNEMAALLPEQVRPEAAIYDGDTSPYRRKKIRDTPPSVILTNPEMLHLSMLPYHERWSPFLAGLTHIVVDEVHTYRGVMGSHMAMVFRRLLRICKYYGANPSFIFSSATVGNPAELCHDLTGLEVSPITESGASSGKRNYIFFNPVVSPYSAAIQLLKAGLARGLRTIVYTQSRKMTELIAMWVNEKAGEYKDRISAYRAGFLPEERREIEQKMSSGELLAVISTSALELGIDIGGLDLCIMVGYPGSVMATLQRGGRVGRSQRESAVILIGQEDALDQYFMRNPEDFFSRPAENAVLNPYNPVIMQRHLVCAAAELTLRDNDYLLRDNEIKKRVHELELEGVLLRNKRGDEIYSTRKRPHREVSLRGAGSTMHIEDSASGATIGTIDEVRAYSEAHEGAVYIHRGSTYCIKELDLGAKKIKAAKERVGYYTRARKNKSTEILEVHSQKKVFGIVMRFGRLRVTEEVTGYEKRAVRGGKLLGIVPLDLPPVVFETQGLWMEISPEIKRRAEDDFIHFMGGIHAVEHAAIGITPLLVLTDRNDLGGISTPMHEQVDGPAVFIYDGIPGGAGLTMQAFEQAEELLERTLQVIVDCECELGCPTCVHSPKCGSGNRPIDKAAAIYVLENMVNGQPPKKIEDLSMVLVPFGEEVKMEESSKEVKNFGVLDVETRRSAQDVGGWNKAERMGISIAVLYDSTEDKYFEYEEDQIPEMMERVKNLDLIIGFNIERFDYKVLSGIHAFNYKSLPTLDLLLKVHERLGYRLKLDNIAQATLDAAKSADGLQALEWWKEGRLDLITEYCKQDVAVTRDVYLFGKENGYVLFTNKDKKKVRLPVDW